CAAAACCCACTGTGGTACTGGCTCATACTGCCCTGTCACTGACAGCAAGTTCGTTTGGCTTTTCTGGTCGCTAGAAATTGCTATCCAAGAGCACAGGCAAACACCCTGCTTCCCTCCAGTGCTTGTGTAGTAGGATAGGTTGCCCTGCTGGGCAGCTGGTTCAAGTACAAAAGGGACCCTTTCAGCTTTAAGACAATTTAAGCCGCTCCCGTtcaaggaaagatggaaaaacAGCATCATTCTTATTTGGCAACAAGCATCCGTGTGACAGCTCCGTTCAGCAGCCCAAGCAGTCTCAGGCTCCCCTCCCGGGCTGGACCGCACCGCCTACATTGGCCGTGCCGGCTGTGCTGCTCCATGACGCtacagagcaggaggagggtgCTGGGATGCCGGGTGCAGCCGGCCAGCTGCACTTGACATCACCCAGCAGCGGAGTGTCCGCACAGAGCATCTGAGCTGCACCTGGAGTCTGCCAGCGAGAGAaacagaggcaggagctgctgctgctgctgctgcctggggccAGGTCAGCCGCAGAGGCTTCACGTGTGCCCGACAATTTGAGCTCCAGCATGTCTCATCTCCACGAAGGCGATTATATTGcagaattatttcattttggttGTTAACAAATTGCCGGTAAAATAGGTAATTGTTCCTGGCCTGAAGTTCAACAATCCTGTTACTGAGTGTTATTTGCAGGTCAGAGAGCTGCAAGAGGTTTGGCCTTCAAGGCACCACACTGTCCTCTCTAGGAAGAGGGGTGAAGTACAAAAACATTCTACCATGCCTtgcagagaaattaatttaaccTATAATCACTGGTACTACAAGGCTGCTTGTCTCCTTACACAGCCACACCCTGCAGCTCATGCGGAGCTGCCGTTCAGAGCAACTCCCACCACTGCCTGacccttcccagcccctcacacAATGCGGCAATGCTGCAGCTCGCTGCCTTTCCATAGGTCTTTATTCATCAGGCGCATCCGCAGGGAAACGGGATCTGACTGGCTCCGCTGCTCGCTCCCCCACCTGAAACAACAGCCCCGTCCCAAAAGCTGCCTCCGCGACCGCAACACCTGCTGCAAACATCACCAGAGCGGTGCTGGGCTGCCCTAAGGGACACAACGCTACTAAGAAATCCTTCAACAGCGTCTTTGCCCAACACAAACTTACCTTGTTTTTGTGCTGTCTCACTCCTTTGCTGAGTCTCAGTGAGGAGCATCCAGCCAGTGTGAGTCTTTTTCAAACTTGATTCCTTATCCTTTTTTGGGAATTTGTGCTGGGCACTAGCTGGTGCGAGGCACGTTCTTCCCACAGTGCACTTTGGGACTTGTAGTTCCCAAAAAGGAATGTTGTTTTCCAAATTGCGAGTGTCGAGcaacagaaacagaaatctgAAACGCCTTTACCTCTGCCTTCGCTTGCTGATGGGCCCTTCCTTTCGCATGTGTCTGTGCGGTGGTTTCACCTTAGCCAGCCCCAATCCTTCAGGAACCTCTTCCACAGTTAAGGGCGGTGTGCCAACCCCTTGGATACGCCACTGTGTAAAAGCTGCTACTGCAgagtgctcctgctgcagccgaGAGGGGCAGGTACATGGTCCTGCCTCCTGGAAACAGCTACCTAGAAAAAGAGAGCTCTGATCAAGTTTTTAATCGTATTCGCCACACTGAAATGGCATAGAAAATCCCCTTTGAAAGATGTGTTTCACTCTTCTGCATGTTTTGTATTTAGCccatttgatttttaattaaataatcaTAGTCGGGGGACAGATAAATGTGTCAGTTGTTTAAAAAGGTCACAGGATAAATCAATCCTGTCTCTCCTGTAGAGATCCATTTTTGAAGAGCGTTTGCACTGACAGCGGTAATTACCTTGTAACCAAGACAccctgttgtttttaaataacAACCAAAGGAGAGTGGGAATCGCTGCCTGCCGGGTGCTGCTCTAGACGCTGTTACTACGGCCGAACTCCATTAACAGCGTAAATGTGCTTAGAACTGCGGGCACGGGGAGCGTGAGGAGAGGCGCTCGGAGGAAGAGGCGGCCGGGAGCGGAGAGCATCCATCAgccgggcggagcggagcggagcggcggGGAGCGCTCTCCCGTTAGCGCCGCGCCGAGCCCCTTCTCCCGGGGCCACGAGAGCTGGGACACGCTCGGGGCTGGGACACGCTCGGGGCTGGGACACGCTCGGGGCTGGGCTGACGCCCGGCGGCCGCGGGGAGAGCAGCCGAGGCGGGCTGTGCCCTCGGCCCCTTTCCCTCGGCAGCCACACGAGGGAGAAGATGAAGGGAGCGCGTTTGGGCAGGGACGGGCTCCCATGTCGGTCCCAGAgccgcggccccgggagcgcccCCGGTAGCCCGCTTTCCACCGCTAATCCCCGGAGAGTCACAGCAGGGGTCAGCTGGAAGGGACCGCAGTGGGTCATCCcgtcccacctccctgctcactCAGGGTCACTGCAGAGCACATGGCACGGCAACGCATCCAGGCGATTCTGGAATAGCTCCATTAAAGGGAGACTCCGcaccttctctgggcaatctgtttcCGTGCATGGTCACCGCACAGCAAAGAAGTTCCTTCCCCTGTCCAGGTGCAACTTcttgtgcatcagtttctgcccgttgcctcttgtcctattgcttggtACCACAGGGCAGAGCCTGCCTTTATCTTCTTAGCACCTCCCTTTAGGTATTTATACACATCAAAGAGGTCCCCTCTCGGTCGTCTCTTCCCAAGGCTGAACagacccagctccctcagcctttcctggtaagagatgctccagccctgcagccatgcCCGCtgccccccgcccggcccgccAGCAGTGACTACACGTCCCGGcggcccgcggggccggggATGCTCCCCGGGACGGCCCTTCCGCTGCCGGGCGGCTCCATCCCGGCTTTCCGGTGCCTGCCCGAGTGGAGCGGAGCCGGGCCCCGGCGGGGGCAGTGGCGGCGCTGGAGCCCGAGGCTGAGCCGGAGCCGTGCGGGGCCGGGGAGAGCCCTCCCGCCGGCGCCATGCGGGGCGAGCCGCCCgcctgggccccggcgccggCGGCCGCGCTGCTGGAGGAGGCGGCGGACCTGCTGGTGCTGCACCGCGACTTCGCCGCCGCCGTGGAGCGGTGCGAGGCGGGCTGCGACAGCCtgggccccggccccggccccggccccggccccggccgcgaGAGGTGCGGGCGCACGGAGCGGACGGGGTGGCGCCGGGAAGCTGCTCGGTGCCGCTTCAGCGCCGGGCTGGCTTCGAACTTCAGGCCACGCCTGCGCTGCTTTGGGGTTTCTTTTAGCCCTGTCGATACGAACGCGTTTCATCTGTGCGTTTTTGAGGGAAGTGCGGCGTGCCCAGGAGCCTTCCCTGCGTTCTCTCAGAGATACAGTCACAGCGCGTATCCTCGGAGCTGGAATTGGCCTTTTTGTAGGGGGCACCTAGAGGGGAAGGAGCGGAAGCAGAGAACTGTGTGGTAGCTGGGCTGCACTGAAGCGCACTGGAAGGGATGCAAGGGGAAATACGGTTGTAAGAAGCGCTTAACTTAGCTTGTCTGTTCCTTACCAGTTTTGCCGAAGTGAAATGCTCCCTTTGTGTTGTGGGGATTCAGGCGCTGGCCGAGATGAACCGGTGGAGAGAAGTTCTGTCTTGGGTCCTACAGTACTACCATGTCCCTGAACATCTGCCTCCAAAAGTTCTGGAGCTGTGGTGAGTTTCTGTCTGTTGCTGTTGGATATACACACGGGGCTCGTGTTAGGTTTGACTTGGGTATTGTGTGATAGTTCACTTGGTGTGGTGTGAGTGAGATCTGGGACAGGCCTGTTCTCCGTGTGCTGGAGCATGCCTGCGAGATTGCTTCATGGTGATCAAGTCTAAAAGGGGTCTTGCTGAGAGAGTAACATCAAAAGCCGCTCTGTTTTCTGCCTCAGAATTCTCTCTGTGCTTTGATGTCGACCCTGACCGATACCTCATGAGAGCTGCTTGTGGGTAGTAGCTGTCAGTGATGTCAGCTTCCACGAAGACTCAGGGTTTTCTCATACTTCTCCCTTGCATCTCAGTATCCTGCTGTACAGCAAAGTGGGAGAGCCGCAGGTGATGCTGGAGGTCGGCAGCAGCTGGCTGAGAGCCCACGCCAACCAGAGGCTCCCCGAGTTCGGGTCGCTGCTGGAGCTGTACCTGGCGCAGGTGCTGCTGCCGCTGGGGCGCTTCGAGGGCGCGGAGGAGCTGGTGCGGGGCTGTGCCGCGTTTGACAGCgagcagcagctggagttcCTCGGCACCATCTGCGAGAGCCGCTGCCGCTGGACTCGGCGGGAAGAGACGCGCTCggctgctgaggagcagcaggacccaGCCACAGAAACTCTCCTGGGTGGGCTTTCCCTCTGCTGTTTGTGCTCCTTTTTTGCAGTTTCATTTCAAGTTGGTCCCTTACTGGCAAAGGGTAGCAAGTGTTAACTACCTATTAAGAATACTGCCATGATAAACAGGCCATGAGGAAGTTCCCTTGTGTATCACAGCAGGAAATAAAAGACTTAGTGATACCTTTGCTGAGAATTGCAAAGCATATTTAGTCTCTGCCAGCGTCAGGAGATGACAATTAATGCCCAGGATTGAAAGCGCCgtggaggtttgttttttttttggttttttttttttttttggttttttttttaaagtaaaaaagacAAAGATTACCTGGCAATCCTTTAGGGGCATGTTTTGTTGGCTCTGTGTACAGTTTGCTTCATTTCCATTTACAGTTGAGTCCCAGTAGAACAATGCCTGTCTCACATTTAAAGTACTGCTTCTTCTCCAGAGCTGTAAATCATTTGATGTTTTCTCCCAGGACAGAAGCTGGCACTACTGTGGTATAAGATCATACTGTAGTAAAGTAGATGCCTAAAAAAGGAACTATAATGAAGTGTATTACAAAGTTATACTCTTTCTCTGTCatataaaaaaccaaacccaacccaactctCATGCAATCAGACTTCTTGTATCTTATTTCTTATTGGCTCTATCTGTGAGATTACTTTTTAAACTTTACTTTGCCCTAACAGCCTTTCTGTTCTTGTTTTCCAGGAGTGCTGTCCCAAAAGCTCCTGACCATGTTGACGTTGCTACGTAGAGCACTGAGCTCCATGTCAAACCACTTCTATTTACTTCCTTACAAGAAGATGCTCTTGGCTACTTTTTTGCTGTACCTGGTGGTGGTGAGATTAGATCCAGGTACAGGATTAAGATTTCCgattttaaaaattccattaTGGTTACAGAGAAGAAATGAGTTGCTTTTAATAAATCTGGTCTGTGTAAATGTCTCAGGGAGACAAAAAAGCTGGGTGACTAGGAACTTAATGTGTTTAATGTTTCCAGCTGAAGTGCATGTAGAAAGATGAAGCTCCACAAATGCCAGTTTTCTGCAGACTCTTTCCAGCAGCCAAGGTACAGGCTGTgagaggcaggcagagctgtcctagactcagccttttcctcattgaaggaaggaagagaacTAGGTTTTTATTAATTCTAGTTGGGGGTCGTTCTTTCTTAATATGTTTAGTGTATGCTAGTTTTACCTAGTTAGTTTTACCAAGTTAGTTTTAcctttttgttctgctttgcaGCTTCTCCCACATCACTGCCATTCATTTACAAACTGGTCCAGCTCTTCCGACAGGCTTGGGCAGCTGTGCTTTCTCCAATCCATAGGCCTCCAGTTCGAGACTAAGTGTCTTCCTCCACTGAAAGTGTCACCTTGTCTTGGGCATGTTACCAGGCTCTTCAGGGGCTGTCCAAATCTGAGATGTGGACTCCTGGAATCTCTTCAGACAGGGAATGGTGGTGTATGAATTTCGAAGCCACAGCAAGTATTCCTGACATTTTGCTTGATCCTGTCCAACGCTAGGGTACAGCCACTCCGTCCATATCTACAAGTGAATAAGAATCCTCCTTTTCAAACACTTTGCTTTGGATGTGTCTCTTGAGTGAGGGTTGTGTAGCCAGTTATGAACTACGGAAGAAGTTCTCATCCTTGCAAATGCTGAGCAGTTCTCTGAACAAGTGCAATTCCTGGAGGACCAGTGACTGGGGGAATATTCTCTTTTCCCTGAGGACATCTGAAAAGCCCAGTTCCTGCAGCATGGGATTTAGGACAAGCACATGGAAGAAAAAACACTGGAGAAATTAAAGCCTACTGCATTGTGAAAGCCATGTTTTCTCTTGTGATTGATGCCTCTTTGGACAGGCACACTGGATTTTAGTCATTTAAGCCAGAAAAAAGAGGAGTTGGGCCAAAAAGACTGTTGTGTTGTATCTATTCTTCTTAAATGCAAATTACAGCACTCAGTGCTTGCCTGATGCATAGTCATTCCTAGAAGCACTTCGTGGTGGTGGTAAGgaaataaacttattttttaaaattattgttgCATCCCGGGATGCTCACAAATTATATGCTATGTTATTGTCTAGTTGAACAACTGAAGCTGTGGCTTTGTTTTACTCTTTACCTACCTCTTGCTTTGTTTATGTAGATGTCAAAAAGTCTCTCTGTATATCTAGAATTGCTCCCCGAGCCCCAGTATCCAGAATCCTGGATTAGATGGGAGTAATTTAGTAGTGCTCTGTCAGTCAGaacaaaagtttattttttatagAAAGAGATACTTCTCTGACATCACAAGACCTTCCCCAGATCATTGGTAAGAGAATTGTACACCTGCAGGTCTGTCACCAGACAGCTCCATTTCTGACCACTTGGGGCAGAAATTGGAGGTTTGGGCTGGAACATTCATTTCTcctccatccattcatccatctgTCATTAGTTGACAAAAGGTAAATTCCAAGGAGGGAGCACTGATCTAAcaaaatactgcttttaaaCGGTTGTGTGCTGGAGGGGACAAGTTAAAGGTGAGAAGCCAGGGACAAATTAGCCTCTGTCATCCCAGCACCTGTGCCAAAAGGGTGTGTAAACTCAAGGATGTCAGCCCAAACTACAGAATGTTGTCAGAGCAGCCTTTGTGGTGGGACCACACCAAACCCATGAGAAGTAGCCAGTGAAGATCCCAGTGTGGTGTCTGACAGCAGTAGTGCCCTTTGTCTCTAGCAGTAACTATACTCCAAGCTGGtggctgttgctgttttcttcacACAGGGTGTGTTGGTACCCTCAGACTGTGTGTGATCTGTCGCTTTGCTCCCTACTGGGGCACTTGGCAAACAGTGTCATCTTCAGTAGTAAAAACAGTTGTCTGTTTCCTCATAAATTATCCCAAAAAGAACTACACCCCAGCATAATTGTCAGACAAACTCAGGTTATTCGTGAGTGTAATAATGACCTTTCCTAGTTGTGTCAAGAGATTTTAAACCCCAAAGCAATCCCATATGCCTCCCCAAAGTTTTTGTCTGCCAGGTTAAGTAGCACATAGCTTTTCCatataaaaaagtaatttcttatATACTGCACACACAGGGAAGAGCAGCCTTTGATATTGCTTTGATATTGACATTTCAGTTTATTACTGAAACCAACACTTGATGTCAAATCAGATAGCATGAAACACAGAAGCTCTGTCTGGAGTTGAGCTCTTCCAAGAAATGACCAGGATCAGTCCTCTGCCCCGCTGCTTTGCAAGGCCTCCGGTTAAATCCTTTGTGAGCCAGTTAATGAAATGGCAAACTTCACTCTGAAGTCAGGCCAAATTCTTATCAAAGTGACTGTTAGGTAATGAACACTTTTTGCTGTAGTCTTCTGGCATCATTTTTACTTGGATGGCAGAGATGCTGTTTTGGAGGTTGGTTTGGACCAGTGGTTTCAGCAGGCCATACATAGATTTTAGGATGCTGTTAAGTGTCCTTTACTAGGACTTTTAACATTCAACTTTATTTTAAGTGTAGGTTGGTAACCTTGACTTTATCGGAGTACTACTGATTTAGAATTTATATTGTTTTTAATGCATCATGAGAGAGCAAGAAGACAGAAATAAGCTatcagagggttttttttgcaattaATACTAAAACTGCAGTATCTAATTTTTATAATAAAGTGACTACTGATTTACCTCTGTAGAGTTGCTTGTTTGTGCTGTGATTTGAGTATATGAAAAGAAAAGTGTTTATTGTATCGATACACTACAAAGTATATCAAAGTATTCAAGAATTGTTTCACATTGTTTCATAGTTTCAGCATATTTGAATTAAATAGAGAATGTCTTCAGTGTGAATCTGATGAGATCTAATCCACTGATGATTTTGGTAGAGTGTAAGC
This portion of the Anomalospiza imberbis isolate Cuckoo-Finch-1a 21T00152 chromosome 5, ASM3175350v1, whole genome shotgun sequence genome encodes:
- the PEX26 gene encoding peroxisome assembly protein 26, translating into MRGEPPAWAPAPAAALLEEAADLLVLHRDFAAAVERCEAGCDSLGPGPGPGPGPGRESFAEVKCSLCVVGIQALAEMNRWREVLSWVLQYYHVPEHLPPKVLELCILLYSKVGEPQVMLEVGSSWLRAHANQRLPEFGSLLELYLAQVLLPLGRFEGAEELVRGCAAFDSEQQLEFLGTICESRCRWTRREETRSAAEEQQDPATETLLGVLSQKLLTMLTLLRRALSSMSNHFYLLPYKKMLLATFLLYLVVVRLDPASPTSLPFIYKLVQLFRQAWAAVLSPIHRPPVRD